One Hippoglossus hippoglossus isolate fHipHip1 chromosome 5, fHipHip1.pri, whole genome shotgun sequence genomic window carries:
- the LOC117761717 gene encoding insulin-like growth factor-binding protein 5 isoform X2 — MHLALSGPVPLTTRSRGCPGCKGKPSQSQPLVDLNATSLAVGAPCGVYTPSCARGLSCAPPQDEPKPLRALLEGRGVCSNDSSITPTEKIHTADPAPTEDPEEAPCRKLLTTLIQGLDAHLFNSNHDIYMPNCDKRGFFRKKQCWSSRGKQRGKCWCVDEKGMLVSTGTREKGRLSC; from the exons ATGCAT ctggctCTGTCAGGCCCAGTGCCGCTGACCACACGCTCCAGAGGATGTCCTGGCTGCAAAGGAAAGCCCTCACAGAGTCAGCCATTGGTGGATTTAAACGCCACCTCTCTGGCTGTTGGAGCACCGTGTGGAGTCTACACTCCGAGCTGTGCCCGTGGGCTGAGCTGTGCACCTCCACAGGATGAGCCGAAGCCTCTCCGAGCTCTGCTGGAGGGCAGAGGGGTCTGCAGTAATGACAGCAGCATAACCCCGACGGAGAAGATCCACACTGCAG ATCCAGCTCCCACTGAGGATCCAGAGGAG GCTCCATGTCGAAAACTGCTAACAACACTCATCCAAGGGCTTgatgcacatttatttaattccaACCATGACATCTACATGCCCAACTGTGACAAGCGTGGCTTCTTCAGAAAGAAGCAG tgttGGTCATCTCGAGGGAAGCAGCGTGGAAAGTGTTGGTGTGTGGATGAGAAAGGCATGCTGGTCTCTACAGGAACCAGAGAGAAAGGCCGCCTGAGCTGCTGA
- the LOC117761717 gene encoding insulin-like growth factor-binding protein 5 isoform X1, with amino-acid sequence MDQLQSKMLLSFNILMLLLLQLALSGPVPLTTRSRGCPGCKGKPSQSQPLVDLNATSLAVGAPCGVYTPSCARGLSCAPPQDEPKPLRALLEGRGVCSNDSSITPTEKIHTADPAPTEDPEEAPCRKLLTTLIQGLDAHLFNSNHDIYMPNCDKRGFFRKKQCWSSRGKQRGKCWCVDEKGMLVSTGTREKGRLSC; translated from the exons ATGGACCAACTTCAGAGTAAGATGCTTCTTTCTTTCAACATCCTgatgctgctcctcctgcagctggctCTGTCAGGCCCAGTGCCGCTGACCACACGCTCCAGAGGATGTCCTGGCTGCAAAGGAAAGCCCTCACAGAGTCAGCCATTGGTGGATTTAAACGCCACCTCTCTGGCTGTTGGAGCACCGTGTGGAGTCTACACTCCGAGCTGTGCCCGTGGGCTGAGCTGTGCACCTCCACAGGATGAGCCGAAGCCTCTCCGAGCTCTGCTGGAGGGCAGAGGGGTCTGCAGTAATGACAGCAGCATAACCCCGACGGAGAAGATCCACACTGCAG ATCCAGCTCCCACTGAGGATCCAGAGGAG GCTCCATGTCGAAAACTGCTAACAACACTCATCCAAGGGCTTgatgcacatttatttaattccaACCATGACATCTACATGCCCAACTGTGACAAGCGTGGCTTCTTCAGAAAGAAGCAG tgttGGTCATCTCGAGGGAAGCAGCGTGGAAAGTGTTGGTGTGTGGATGAGAAAGGCATGCTGGTCTCTACAGGAACCAGAGAGAAAGGCCGCCTGAGCTGCTGA